In the genome of Acidobacteriota bacterium, one region contains:
- a CDS encoding cytochrome c, with translation MRGDTRLPVIALAAVLLGLPGAAAAGAEDTTPTFTKDVAPIFQQKCQACHRAGYIAPMSLVTYAESRPWARSIKTRVETRQMPPWHIDKSVGIQDFENDRSLTDTEIDTIVRWVDAGAPRGNPEDMPPPVEFADDDVWNYAGLFGGPPDLVIHSTPYTVPAVAQDRWWKPEVPTGLTEDRWIRAIEIRPSSVDGRRVTHHALARLQQEEDDDLGAASDVGPGLLMEWAVGKQGEIMRPNSGKLIKAGSSIVWDIHYHAVGEEITDTVELGLYLYPQGEEPKHRQVLSAFSTIEGGSDHLSIPPNQVTVTERFHVLKQNGRVENYQPHMHLRGKGMQMTAILPDGTTQVLSRVSDFNFNWHLNYVYADHAAPLLPKGTVLHLKSWYDNTSANRANPDPNQWVGYGDRTVDEMGHAWVNVTYLDDDDFAAAIAEREALATTNDN, from the coding sequence ATGCGAGGCGATACGAGGTTGCCGGTGATTGCGCTGGCCGCGGTGCTGCTCGGGCTGCCCGGTGCGGCTGCGGCCGGGGCCGAGGACACGACGCCCACGTTCACGAAGGACGTGGCGCCGATCTTCCAGCAGAAGTGCCAGGCCTGCCACAGGGCGGGCTACATCGCGCCGATGTCGCTCGTGACCTACGCGGAATCGCGGCCGTGGGCGCGGTCGATCAAGACCCGCGTCGAGACGCGCCAGATGCCGCCGTGGCACATCGACAAGTCGGTCGGCATCCAGGACTTCGAGAACGACCGCTCGCTCACCGACACCGAGATCGACACTATCGTCCGCTGGGTCGATGCCGGCGCGCCGCGGGGCAACCCCGAGGACATGCCGCCGCCGGTGGAGTTCGCCGACGACGACGTCTGGAACTACGCCGGCCTGTTCGGCGGGCCGCCGGACCTGGTCATCCACTCGACGCCGTACACCGTGCCGGCCGTGGCCCAGGACCGCTGGTGGAAGCCGGAGGTACCGACGGGGCTGACCGAGGACCGCTGGATCCGGGCCATCGAGATCCGCCCGTCGAGCGTCGACGGCCGCCGCGTCACGCACCACGCCCTCGCGCGCCTGCAGCAGGAAGAGGACGACGACCTCGGCGCGGCGTCGGACGTCGGTCCCGGACTGCTGATGGAGTGGGCGGTCGGCAAGCAGGGTGAGATCATGCGGCCGAACAGCGGCAAGCTGATCAAGGCCGGCTCGAGCATCGTTTGGGACATCCACTACCACGCGGTCGGCGAGGAGATCACCGACACGGTGGAGCTCGGCCTCTACCTCTACCCGCAGGGCGAGGAGCCCAAGCACCGGCAGGTGCTCTCCGCGTTCAGCACCATCGAAGGGGGCAGCGACCACCTGTCGATTCCGCCGAACCAGGTGACCGTGACCGAGCGCTTCCACGTCCTGAAGCAGAACGGCCGGGTGGAGAACTACCAGCCGCACATGCACCTGCGGGGCAAGGGGATGCAGATGACGGCCATCCTCCCGGACGGGACGACGCAGGTGCTGAGCCGCGTGAGCGACTTCAATTTCAACTGGCATCTCAACTACGTCTACGCCGATCACGCGGCGCCGCTGCTTCCGAAGGGGACGGTGCTGCACCTGAAGTCGTGGTACGACAACACGTCGGCGAACCGCGCCAACCCCGATCCCAACCAGTGGGTCGGCTACGGCGACCGGACGGTGGACGAGATGGGCCACGCCTGGGTCAACGTCACCTACCTGGACGACGACGACTTCGCGGCGGCCATCGCGGAGCGCGAGGCGCTGGCGACGACGAACGACAACTAG
- a CDS encoding PQQ-binding-like beta-propeller repeat protein: protein MPVLLLCVALVLVADPGGAQEWAQFRGPGAAGVVADNPALPERWSATDNVAWRTPLPGLAWSSPIVAGGLVFLTTVVSDGEVETPESGWYRFGERDVPEDVHHWLVYALDLETGEVRWRRALHTGVPASSHHLKNTFASETPVTDGERLYVLFGNVGLYALGLDGTLLWSRELPPAETRNGWGTASSPVLHDGRLYLVVDNEEQSYIAALSAETGAEAWRTDRDEGSNWSTPYVWEHAERTEIVTTGTDRIRSYDLDGRLLWELAGMSSIVIPTPIAAHGLLYLESGYIADYFRPVYAIRPGASGDISLAEGETANEHVAWSLEQGGSYHPSPLVYGDHYYTLLDRGMMTCHDARTGAEIYGRQRIDVGQAFTASPWAYNGRIFALSEQGTTYVIEAGPEFRILAENPLDEFTMATPAILDDSLIIRTAEAVYRIAER, encoded by the coding sequence GTGCCGGTACTACTGCTGTGCGTCGCGCTGGTGCTGGTCGCGGACCCAGGCGGCGCGCAGGAGTGGGCCCAGTTCCGGGGCCCGGGCGCGGCCGGCGTCGTCGCCGACAACCCCGCCCTGCCGGAACGCTGGAGCGCGACCGACAACGTCGCCTGGCGCACGCCGCTGCCGGGTCTCGCGTGGAGCTCGCCGATCGTCGCCGGCGGCCTGGTGTTCCTGACCACGGTGGTGAGCGACGGCGAGGTCGAGACGCCGGAGAGCGGCTGGTACCGATTCGGCGAGCGCGACGTCCCCGAGGACGTGCACCACTGGCTGGTCTACGCGCTCGATCTCGAGACGGGGGAGGTGCGCTGGCGTCGGGCGCTGCATACCGGCGTGCCGGCCTCGTCGCACCACCTGAAGAACACCTTCGCGTCCGAGACCCCGGTGACCGACGGCGAGCGACTGTACGTCCTCTTCGGCAACGTGGGTCTCTACGCCCTCGGCCTGGACGGCACGCTGCTCTGGTCGCGCGAGCTGCCGCCCGCCGAGACCCGCAACGGCTGGGGCACGGCGTCGTCGCCGGTGCTGCACGACGGCCGGCTCTACCTGGTCGTCGACAACGAGGAGCAGTCCTACATCGCGGCGCTGAGCGCGGAAACCGGCGCCGAGGCGTGGCGCACCGATCGCGACGAGGGGTCCAACTGGTCGACGCCGTACGTCTGGGAGCATGCCGAGCGCACCGAGATCGTGACCACCGGCACGGACCGCATCCGTTCCTACGACCTGGACGGCCGGCTGCTCTGGGAACTGGCGGGGATGTCGTCCATCGTGATCCCGACCCCCATCGCGGCCCACGGCCTGCTCTACCTGGAGTCCGGCTACATCGCCGACTACTTCCGGCCCGTCTACGCCATCCGGCCCGGCGCGTCCGGCGACATCTCGCTCGCCGAGGGCGAGACGGCCAACGAGCACGTGGCGTGGTCGCTGGAGCAGGGGGGCTCGTACCACCCCTCGCCCCTGGTGTACGGCGACCACTACTACACGCTGCTCGACCGCGGGATGATGACCTGCCACGACGCCCGTACCGGGGCGGAGATCTACGGCCGGCAGCGGATCGACGTGGGCCAGGCGTTCACCGCCTCGCCGTGGGCCTACAACGGCAGGATCTTCGCGCTGAGCGAGCAGGGGACCACCTACGTCATCGAGGCGGGGCCGGAGTTCCGGATCCTGGCCGAGAATCCCCTGGACGAGTTCACGATGGCGACGCCGGCCATCCTCGACGACAGCCTCATCATCCGGACCGCCGAGGCGGTGTACCGCATCGCCGAGCGCTGA